Proteins encoded together in one Mannheimia haemolytica window:
- the glmU gene encoding Bifunctional protein GlmU, protein MTQLSVVILAAGKGTRMYSDLPKVLHPVAGKPMVKHVIDTAKQLDAQQIHLIYGHGADLLKARLSEEPVNWVFQAEQLGTGHAMQQAAPFFADDENIVMLYGDAPLITKATLERLIAAKPENGIALLTVELENPTGYGRIIRENGSVVAIVEQKDANEAQLKVKEVNTGVMVASGASFKKWLKNLNNNNAQGEYYITDVIAMANQEGFKVQAVQATEFMEVEGANNRLQLAALERFYQKREAEKLLLAGVTIIDPSRFDLRGTVTHGKDVHIDVNVILEGDIKLGNNVKIGAGCVLKNCEIGDNVEIKPYSVLEDSIVGAKSAIGPFSRLRPGAELAEETHIGNFVEIKKAAIGKGSKINHLTYVGDAEIGKECNIGAGVITCNYDGANKFKTIIGDNVFVGSDSQLIAPVTIASGSTIGAGATVTKDVAENELVISRVPQRHIQGWQRPTKKK, encoded by the coding sequence ATGACTCAACTGAGCGTTGTTATTTTAGCTGCCGGTAAAGGCACTCGTATGTATTCAGATTTACCCAAAGTGTTACACCCAGTTGCCGGTAAACCCATGGTAAAACACGTTATTGATACTGCCAAACAGCTAGATGCCCAGCAAATTCATTTAATTTACGGACACGGTGCAGACTTATTAAAAGCACGTTTAAGCGAAGAGCCGGTAAACTGGGTGTTCCAAGCCGAGCAATTAGGCACAGGTCACGCAATGCAACAAGCTGCTCCTTTTTTCGCTGATGATGAAAACATTGTAATGCTTTATGGTGATGCACCTTTAATCACAAAAGCTACCTTAGAACGTTTAATCGCAGCTAAACCGGAAAATGGTATTGCGTTATTAACCGTTGAATTGGAAAACCCGACCGGCTACGGACGAATTATTCGTGAAAACGGCTCTGTAGTGGCAATTGTGGAGCAAAAAGATGCTAATGAAGCACAACTCAAGGTTAAAGAAGTAAATACCGGCGTGATGGTCGCAAGCGGAGCAAGTTTCAAAAAATGGCTGAAAAACCTAAATAACAACAATGCTCAAGGCGAATATTACATCACTGATGTAATCGCAATGGCAAACCAAGAAGGTTTTAAAGTACAGGCGGTTCAAGCTACCGAATTTATGGAAGTGGAAGGAGCAAACAACCGTTTGCAACTTGCCGCACTTGAACGTTTCTACCAAAAACGTGAGGCTGAAAAACTGTTATTGGCAGGCGTGACTATTATCGACCCAAGCCGTTTTGATCTTCGTGGCACGGTCACCCACGGAAAAGATGTTCATATTGATGTGAATGTCATTCTAGAAGGTGACATCAAACTCGGTAACAATGTCAAAATTGGTGCAGGTTGCGTACTGAAAAACTGCGAAATTGGCGATAATGTTGAAATTAAACCATATTCTGTGCTTGAAGATTCGATTGTCGGGGCAAAATCCGCTATCGGTCCATTCTCTCGCTTACGCCCTGGGGCTGAATTAGCGGAAGAAACCCATATCGGTAACTTTGTGGAAATCAAAAAAGCGGCCATCGGCAAAGGTTCAAAAATAAATCATCTCACTTATGTCGGTGATGCAGAAATCGGCAAAGAGTGTAACATCGGTGCAGGTGTCATAACTTGTAACTATGATGGTGCGAATAAATTCAAAACCATTATCGGCGATAATGTATTTGTCGGCTCAGACAGCCAACTCATTGCCCCGGTTACTATTGCCAGTGGCTCAACCATTGGTGCCGGAGCAACCGTTACCAAAGACGTTGCAGAAAATGAACTGGTGATTAGCCGTGTGCCACAACGCCACATTCAAGGCTGGCAACGCCCGACTAAAAAGAAATAA